The window ATTATAGATAAAGGCAATGTGGTTCTGGATGGTACTCCTAAAGAAGTATTTAGTAATGTTGATACAGTAAAAAACCTGGGACTTGACGTTCCTCAGGTTACTGAACTGACTTATCTACTTAAAGAGTACGGTATTAATGTTGATAGCTTACCGTTGACAGTTGAAGAAGCTTTTGAAATTTTGAAGGATATATAACTTATTTCCTGATTGATTTATATACTCTTATTCCACCGCTTTTGTCTACATCAGTTACATTGCCGAAAATTGTTTCCATAATCTTTTTTAATGTGGAACCACCCTTATTATGGAAAGCTACAAGCCAAAGTGCACCATTATTTGAAAGATGGTCATAGGATTCGGTTATCAATCTGGTGTTCAATTCTTTACCGGCGGCTATTGGTGGGTTTGATATAATATCGTCAAAGGTTCTTTCATTAAGAGAACTAAATAGATTACTGTTTAAGGCTTCTATGGAAAGGTTGTTACTTGCTGCATTTTTTTTGGTATATTCCAAGGCTCTGTTATTAACATCTATCATTGTGATGGTTTGCTGTGGGAATATGCTCTTAATAAAAAG of the Ruminiclostridium papyrosolvens DSM 2782 genome contains:
- a CDS encoding class I SAM-dependent methyltransferase, with the protein product MNQHYFTENPESEIKEKAFTESICGSTLTFTSVSGVFSFETKVDRASENLIKNFTPSGLSVLDIGCGYGAIGLFIKSIFPQQTITMIDVNNRALEYTKKNAASNNLSIEALNSNLFSSLNERTFDDIISNPPIAAGKELNTRLITESYDHLSNNGALWLVAFHNKGGSTLKKIMETIFGNVTDVDKSGGIRVYKSIRK